Below is a window of Perca fluviatilis chromosome 6, GENO_Pfluv_1.0, whole genome shotgun sequence DNA.
tggtcccctaatactgtatctgaagtctcttttatataggccttagtggtcccctaatactgtatctgaagtctcttttatatagaccttagtggtcccctaatactgtatctgaagtctcttttatatagaccttagtggtcccctaatactgtatctgaagttcttttatataggccttagtgttttttatttaaatatattctctaattataaaatttttttaaaaaaatttttatacgtatctgaagtctatttcccaaaattcagccttggtgcagaattacagccactagagccagtcccacaatgagctttccttaggatgtgccatttctgtgtctgtagctattgaagaggagagaggggggcaaggtggagggtgggggtgtggccttgaccaacttccactttgctcgtttgaaagccatgatgtctctctctcatgggtgggccaaattctctgggcggcgaaaagcagagaaaggggaggtaaccttgctccttatgacatcataaggagaagattccggcccatctgagctttcattttctcaaaggcagagcaggatacccagggctcggtttacacctatcaccatttctagccactgggggaccataggcaggctgggggaacgcatattaatgctaaaaaacctcataaagtgaaatcttcatgccatgggacctttcaaacttaaattttaaatttaggatagtttttttttttttgtgtgtaaagaATGATCTAAGTTCTAGATCTAAGAAGTTTCACTTCAGTCACATTGCTGTTGTGGTTTTACAAACAACCCCCCCCAGGCTGTCCAAGGAGCTGGAGGAAAGCGAGAGAAAGCTAACGGCTCTCACGGAGGAGCAGAGTGAAGAGCAGCGGCGGTGGCAGGAGGAGCTGGACGAGCTGAGGCAGGACATGGAGCGAGTGCGGAAGGAGGCGCAGCAGGCCGAGCTGCTGGCCTTACAAGACGAGATCGCCGCCGTGGACAGGCAGAGGGACGTCGCCATGGCTCGCATCGAGGCCTGGCTGAGAGAGGTACAGGCGTCCGCTTCCATCTAAATCCCGTGGTATGAAAACAAATGGTAGACATGCAACATAACTGTCCCGACTTGGAGGACGTTGACGTCTGTGGTTACCTTGTCGCAGGTGGGTCAGTACCTGAACACGCTCAGGGTGGAGTTCCCGCACCAGTACCCTCAGGAGAGACAGAAGTGGGAGAAGAACGAAGCTCTGGTCCGGAGGAACCAGGCCGACCTCCAGAGCCGCTTCCAGGAGGTTCTGCAGCAGCTCAAGCAGGGTCGAGAGTTAGAGTCCCTCCCCAGGATCAACGTGCCGTCTCTGCCGCAGATCCCCATGGTAAgcactagagcccgaccgatatatcagCGGgccgaataaataaataaataatgaaaaaataataaaggaaaaagagagagtgatGCACAGAGCCCTTGATTTTACCACCTTGCCTATATGTAGGTACAGTATTCTATCAGTCATGTTTTCTAGTTAAATGCTATGTTTATGAGCCGGAACGCCATTAAATGTCCAAAGCGTACGAATGATACTTCCCCCATTTCAAGTTGTACTCCCCCCACTTTATCAAGCAACCTGTAGGACAGTTGTTCAAGGGCAGCCAGCCGACCCAGAGCGGCGCGCCACAAATCCAGTGCTGGTGCAGAGGGGGTTTAACATGACAGTCTGGGTCCAGTTAGAGAGTGGAGGGGTCAGGACACTTAATGCAGAGGGGTCCTCCAAAATAAACGTGAACGGGATATTCTGGTCGACAATTTTCTCTACGATTGCTATGTAGGTAAGACCAAAATGCCTGAAACTCCAGAGCACGTGTACTAGGGTACCACTTTTGTCCCGACACCTCCCAGCATTCCGAGTTATCAACCAAACCAACCTTATGCAGCCTGGATGGTGACATGTTGTACATTTTAAAAGCCGTGAAAAAACATGCAATTGTGCTCTGAATATTTCACTCCGTGCAGGCAGGATGTAGCTTTACTGAATCATTGGAGTGAGCAGATGCAGAAGTGTATTCTGGTGTTATATAGTGCATACAGTAGGGTTGGCGAATATGATGACATACACCCCTGAGACAATATACATTTGTCAACCGCCATGTCTTTTAAACCGTGGTAGCTTTATCTTCAATATCTCCGATTTGTTACATAACATTAACTCGACAGAGCCTTTAGTTCAGAGTGACTCACCATATGGTCCTTCAACATCTGTTACAACTACAAGGACATGTTGGCGCATTGTGGACAATGTTGCACACTGTCCAAAGATACTCGAATTACAACCGATTTTAAAAAGCCGTTGGAAGCTTttgcttaaaaaatgacttaaacaattaatcagtgataaaaatatatttataataatgttGAAGCTACTTGAGGGGATCTCAGGTGGAGGAATATCAGCGTTCAAGGGGTTGAACTTATTTTCTCTCTCCTATCACAGGCTGATCTGAAATTCAACCAGGTGATGCAGTCACTGGTCCGTCCCCACTTCATGCCCCCACATCTTCCAGTCCCTCCCCAGCGAAACCCCCCCTATTACCAGTACCAGCCCCCTCACCATCCCCAGTACCGTCACCGCTACCACCACCCGCCACCCCAACACCAGTTCCAACCCCCTTTCCCACCCCAGCACCAGCCTCTCCACCTGCCTCCGCCTCATTTCCAGCCCAACATCAGACCTCCAATAAGGGTGACTCCCCCTCCCAGTCTCTCCCCGTCCCCTCCTGTAGTTCCCTCCCCGCCTCCCGCCGCCTCTGCCACTTCCGCCCCCGCCGGCAAACTTGACAAAGTCCTGGAGAAGCTCGGGACTCggttcccacaatgcaacaggGCTCAGCTGACGTCGCTGCTCCAGCAGGTGAAGAGCTCCCGCGGCACGCTGGCCGGCATGTCCATGGAAGAAGTCATCGAGCAGGTCGGCTTCAAGCTGGCCCAGAACGAGAGGTCGGCCCCGGGGCCCATCAGCCGGCCCACGCACCCGGGCCCCATCCAGAGGCCGACGCCTCCCGCGCAGAGAGCGGTGGCGGCGACAGGTGCTGTTGGGGCCCGTAAACTCTGCCTGATGTGTCAGAACCACGTGGATCCAGACAGCCGCCACCCACTGAGCTGCTCCCACACCATCCACAAAGACTGCATCAGAGTCTGGCTGCAGTCCAGCAAGAACAACTCCTGCCCCTTCT
It encodes the following:
- the rnf214 gene encoding RING finger protein 214 isoform X2 yields the protein MQAVQTDSATEDCGVNTDADWESQVAAMLEYSSSLTEQYDALMKQQDEEGVAHEKHKQQVQKRKEEATRQHQALLDKLESLRVKLQLNNSKATRKNFLAKKQEMMSEKNRAEEERNRLSKELEESERKLTALTEEQSEEQRRWQEELDELRQDMERVRKEAQQAELLALQDEIAAVDRQRDVAMARIEAWLREVGQYLNTLRVEFPHQYPQERQKWEKNEALVRRNQADLQSRFQEVLQQLKQGRELESLPRINVPSLPQIPMADLKFNQVMQSLVRPHFMPPHLPVPPQRNPPYYQYQPPHHPQYRHRYHHPPPQHQFQPPFPPQHQPLHLPPPHFQPNIRPPIRVTPPPSLSPSPPVVPSPPPAASATSAPAGKLDKVLEKLGTRFPQCNRAQLTSLLQQVKSSRGTLAGMSMEEVIEQVGFKLAQNERSAPGPISRPTHPGPIQRPTPPAQRAVAATGAVGARKLCLMCQNHVDPDSRHPLSCSHTIHKDCIRVWLQSSKNNSCPFCPGK
- the rnf214 gene encoding RING finger protein 214 isoform X1, which encodes MAASGETANMPSEQEKHEFRNITQEEEEDLEDLELALANMTVEELLQKMQAVQTDSATEDCGVNTDADWESQVAAMLEYSSSLTEQYDALMKQQDEEGVAHEKHKQQVQKRKEEATRQHQALLDKLESLRVKLQLNNSKATRKNFLAKKQEMMSEKNRAEEERNRLSKELEESERKLTALTEEQSEEQRRWQEELDELRQDMERVRKEAQQAELLALQDEIAAVDRQRDVAMARIEAWLREVGQYLNTLRVEFPHQYPQERQKWEKNEALVRRNQADLQSRFQEVLQQLKQGRELESLPRINVPSLPQIPMADLKFNQVMQSLVRPHFMPPHLPVPPQRNPPYYQYQPPHHPQYRHRYHHPPPQHQFQPPFPPQHQPLHLPPPHFQPNIRPPIRVTPPPSLSPSPPVVPSPPPAASATSAPAGKLDKVLEKLGTRFPQCNRAQLTSLLQQVKSSRGTLAGMSMEEVIEQVGFKLAQNERSAPGPISRPTHPGPIQRPTPPAQRAVAATGAVGARKLCLMCQNHVDPDSRHPLSCSHTIHKDCIRVWLQSSKNNSCPFCPGK